A portion of the Bacillus thuringiensis genome contains these proteins:
- a CDS encoding competence/damage-inducible protein A, which produces MNAEIIAVGTELLLGQIANTNAQFLSEKLASIGINVYYHTVVGDNNKRLQKAIEAAEERADILIFTGGLGPTKDDLTKETIAASLDEKLVYDEKALALISNYFKRTGREFTENNKKQALVLNGATVFANDHGMAPGMGVNKNGKVYILLPGPPKEMKPMYVSYVEPFLRNFTTGENIYSRVLRFFGIGESQLEVKVQDLIDGQTNPTIAPLANDGEVTLRLTAKHQNVSEAEKLIQHVEDLILERVGEFFYGYDQEFLHYKAIELLKRKGLTLACAESLTGGLFGNQVTENAGVSSVFKGGVICYHNDVKQHVLRVPEEVLHTDGAVSKECARYLAENVKDLLKADIGISFTGVAGPDASEQKEPGTVFVGLAINGEQTAVFPLNLSGSRQQIRERSAKYGFYHLYKKLEEI; this is translated from the coding sequence ATGAATGCTGAGATTATTGCGGTTGGAACTGAATTATTACTTGGACAAATTGCAAATACAAATGCCCAGTTTTTATCTGAAAAGTTGGCTTCAATTGGAATTAACGTTTACTATCATACTGTTGTTGGTGATAATAATAAGCGACTGCAAAAGGCGATTGAAGCTGCGGAAGAACGTGCTGATATACTTATTTTTACAGGTGGATTAGGACCGACAAAAGATGATTTAACGAAAGAAACGATAGCGGCTAGTTTAGATGAAAAGCTTGTGTATGATGAAAAGGCATTAGCCTTAATAAGTAATTACTTTAAGCGTACAGGCCGTGAATTTACGGAGAATAATAAAAAGCAAGCGCTCGTTTTAAATGGAGCAACAGTATTTGCAAATGACCACGGTATGGCGCCGGGTATGGGGGTAAATAAGAACGGAAAAGTTTATATTTTATTACCAGGGCCGCCAAAAGAAATGAAACCAATGTATGTAAGTTACGTAGAGCCTTTTTTACGTAATTTTACAACAGGAGAAAACATTTATTCTCGTGTGCTTCGTTTCTTCGGTATTGGGGAGTCCCAATTAGAGGTGAAAGTTCAAGATTTAATTGATGGACAAACAAACCCAACAATTGCCCCGCTAGCAAATGATGGAGAAGTGACATTACGTTTAACCGCTAAGCATCAAAATGTTAGCGAAGCGGAGAAACTAATTCAACATGTGGAAGATTTGATTTTAGAAAGAGTAGGAGAATTTTTCTACGGATATGACCAAGAATTTTTGCATTATAAGGCAATCGAGTTATTGAAGAGAAAAGGGTTAACTTTAGCATGTGCAGAAAGTTTAACAGGTGGTCTTTTTGGAAATCAAGTAACTGAAAATGCTGGTGTTTCTTCTGTATTTAAGGGCGGTGTCATTTGTTATCATAATGATGTGAAGCAACATGTTTTACGTGTGCCTGAAGAAGTGTTGCATACTGATGGTGCAGTTAGTAAAGAATGTGCTCGTTATCTTGCTGAAAATGTTAAGGATTTATTAAAAGCGGATATCGGAATTAGTTTCACTGGGGTAGCAGGGCCAGATGCTTCAGAACAGAAAGAGCCAGGAACAGTATTTGTTGGATTAGCGATTAATGGTGAACAAACTGCAGTCTTTCCTCTTAATTTAAGTGGAAGTCGTCAACAAATTAGAGAACGATCAGCAAAATATGGATTTTATCATTTATATAAAAAGCTAGAAGAGATATAA
- a CDS encoding dipeptidase, which yields MQTGCFYNGGMEMKIFDAHCDVLFQLWSAQGKKDFKNDPQLHITFEQLKKRKGSIQCFAIYVPETVLYEKRFEVALQMVDIFYNEILSLPGVKFIQTKDDINMLKQDEIGALLTLEGCEAIGKDAMKLRLFYRLGVRSFGLTWNYANLLADGALETRGAGLTTFGKHIVQELNMLHLWTDVSHLNERSFWDVIEIAKNPIASHSNCYKFCQHPRNLNDEQIRALIKKNSVIGVTFVPQFLTSERQANITDIVRHIEYICSLGGEKNIGFGSDFDGILETVVDLTAYREYENVVNELYKHYDASMVERFLYDNFVEHISF from the coding sequence ATGCAAACAGGTTGTTTTTATAATGGAGGAATGGAAATGAAAATTTTTGATGCTCATTGTGATGTACTCTTTCAGTTATGGAGTGCACAGGGGAAAAAGGATTTTAAAAACGATCCGCAATTACATATTACATTTGAACAATTAAAGAAAAGAAAAGGGAGTATACAATGTTTTGCTATATATGTGCCAGAAACGGTGCTATATGAAAAACGATTTGAAGTGGCATTACAAATGGTAGATATTTTTTATAATGAAATTTTATCATTACCGGGTGTGAAGTTTATTCAGACAAAAGATGATATTAACATGTTAAAACAGGACGAGATTGGAGCGCTGTTAACATTAGAAGGTTGCGAAGCAATTGGAAAGGATGCAATGAAATTACGGCTGTTTTATCGATTGGGAGTGCGTTCCTTTGGGCTGACATGGAACTATGCCAATTTATTAGCTGACGGTGCGCTAGAGACGCGTGGAGCGGGTTTAACAACCTTTGGGAAACATATTGTACAAGAACTGAATATGTTACATTTATGGACTGACGTGTCTCACTTGAATGAAAGAAGCTTTTGGGATGTTATAGAAATTGCTAAAAACCCAATTGCATCTCATTCAAATTGCTATAAATTTTGTCAACATCCACGTAATTTAAATGATGAACAAATTAGAGCACTCATAAAGAAAAATAGCGTGATTGGAGTTACTTTTGTACCGCAATTTTTAACGAGCGAAAGACAGGCGAATATAACAGATATAGTAAGACATATTGAATATATTTGTTCCTTAGGTGGAGAAAAGAATATAGGCTTTGGTTCAGACTTTGATGGGATTTTGGAGACGGTTGTAGATTTAACGGCATATAGAGAGTATGAAAATGTAGTTAATGAGCTTTACAAACACTATGATGCATCTATGGTCGAACGATTTTTATACGATAATTTTGTTGAACATATAAGTTTTTGA
- a CDS encoding TIGR00282 family metallophosphoesterase, translating into MRILFVGDVVGSPGRGMIQQYVPALKKKYTPTVTIINGENAAGGRGITEKIYRNFLECGAQAVTLGNHAWDNREVFEFIDDAKYLARPANFPEGTPGKGLIFVNCNGKEVAVINLQGRTFLPPIDCPFRKVDELINIAKKRTNIIFVDFHAETTSEKQALGWYVDGRATAVVGTHTHVPTADNRILPSGTAYITDVGMTGPYDGILGMDREAVLKKFLTNLPVRFEVTSGRTQLSAVLIDVDPNTGKAKKIERILINDDQPFFE; encoded by the coding sequence ATGAGAATATTATTTGTTGGGGATGTAGTAGGATCTCCTGGTAGAGGTATGATTCAACAATACGTACCGGCATTAAAGAAAAAATATACACCTACAGTAACAATCATTAATGGAGAAAACGCAGCAGGTGGCCGTGGGATTACAGAAAAAATATATCGAAACTTTTTAGAGTGTGGGGCGCAAGCAGTTACACTTGGAAACCATGCTTGGGATAATCGTGAAGTATTTGAATTCATCGATGATGCAAAATATCTTGCAAGACCAGCTAACTTCCCAGAAGGAACTCCAGGAAAAGGACTTATCTTTGTGAACTGTAATGGAAAAGAAGTTGCAGTCATTAACTTACAAGGACGTACTTTCCTTCCTCCGATTGATTGTCCATTCCGTAAAGTGGATGAATTAATTAATATTGCGAAAAAACGTACGAATATTATCTTTGTTGATTTCCATGCGGAGACTACAAGTGAAAAACAAGCGCTAGGTTGGTATGTAGATGGACGTGCTACAGCAGTAGTAGGTACGCATACGCATGTCCCTACAGCGGATAACCGTATTTTACCAAGCGGAACGGCATATATTACAGATGTTGGGATGACAGGGCCATATGATGGAATATTAGGTATGGACCGAGAAGCGGTATTGAAGAAGTTTTTAACGAACTTACCGGTACGATTTGAAGTAACAAGTGGTAGAACGCAATTAAGTGCAGTGTTAATTGATGTGGATCCAAATACAGGAAAAGCAAAGAAAATTGAGCGCATTTTAATTAATGACGATCAACCATTTTTTGAGTAA
- the rny gene encoding ribonuclease Y codes for MSSTVWILISILLATTVGAVVGFFVRKSIAEAKINGAANEAKRILDEANREAEALKKEALLEAKDEIHTLRTEAELEIRDRRSELQKQENRLMQKEENLDRKDETLDKREQQLEKKEDSLVARQQQIEELESKVGELVQKQQTELERISNLTREQAKAIILGKVENEVSHEIAVMVKESEVRAKEEADKKAKEILSLAMQRCAADHVAETTVSVVNLPNDEMKGRIIGREGRNIRTLETLTGIDLIIDDTPEAVILSGFDPIRRETARIALDKLVQDGRIHPARIEEMVEKSRREVDEYIREVGEQTTFEVGVHGLHPDLIKILGRLKYRTSYGQNVLKHSMEVAYLTGLMAAELGEDEKLARRAGLLHDIGKAIDHEVEGSHVEIGVELATKYKEHPVVINSIASHHGDTEPTSIIAVLVAAADALSAARPGARSETLENYIRRLEKLEEISESYEGVEKSFAIQAGREVRILVKPDTIDDLEAHRLARDIRKRIENELDYPGHIKVTVIRETRAVEYAK; via the coding sequence ATGAGTAGTACAGTTTGGATACTCATCTCCATTTTGCTTGCAACAACAGTCGGTGCAGTTGTTGGCTTTTTTGTTCGAAAGTCTATTGCTGAAGCGAAGATTAATGGTGCGGCTAATGAAGCGAAACGTATTCTAGACGAAGCGAATCGTGAGGCTGAAGCACTTAAGAAAGAAGCGCTTTTAGAAGCAAAGGATGAAATTCATACACTTCGTACAGAAGCTGAATTAGAAATTCGTGACCGTAGAAGCGAATTACAAAAACAAGAAAATCGTTTAATGCAAAAAGAAGAGAACCTTGATCGTAAAGACGAAACGCTCGATAAACGCGAGCAGCAGTTAGAGAAGAAAGAGGATTCTCTTGTAGCGAGACAACAACAGATTGAAGAGTTGGAAAGCAAAGTGGGAGAGTTAGTTCAAAAGCAACAAACAGAATTAGAGCGCATTTCCAATCTGACACGCGAACAAGCGAAAGCAATTATTCTTGGTAAAGTAGAAAATGAAGTTTCTCATGAAATCGCTGTTATGGTAAAAGAAAGTGAAGTTCGCGCGAAAGAAGAAGCGGATAAGAAAGCAAAAGAGATTTTATCTCTTGCAATGCAAAGATGTGCAGCTGATCATGTTGCTGAAACAACCGTTTCGGTTGTAAATCTTCCAAATGACGAAATGAAGGGACGTATTATCGGGCGTGAAGGTCGTAATATTCGTACGTTAGAAACGTTAACGGGTATTGACTTAATTATCGATGATACACCAGAGGCGGTAATCCTTTCTGGATTCGATCCAATTCGTCGTGAAACAGCTCGTATCGCTCTTGATAAACTAGTACAGGACGGACGTATTCACCCAGCGCGTATTGAAGAGATGGTCGAAAAATCAAGACGTGAAGTGGACGAGTATATTCGCGAAGTCGGAGAGCAAACAACGTTTGAAGTGGGTGTTCACGGATTACACCCAGATTTAATTAAAATTTTAGGTCGTTTAAAATACCGTACAAGTTATGGACAAAACGTCTTAAAACACTCTATGGAAGTTGCATATTTAACTGGACTTATGGCAGCAGAACTTGGCGAGGATGAAAAACTAGCAAGACGTGCTGGTCTATTACATGATATCGGAAAAGCGATTGACCATGAAGTAGAAGGTAGCCACGTTGAAATTGGTGTTGAACTCGCAACGAAATATAAAGAGCATCCTGTAGTTATAAACAGTATCGCATCTCACCATGGTGACACAGAACCAACTTCTATCATTGCAGTTTTAGTTGCAGCAGCAGATGCTTTATCAGCTGCAAGACCGGGAGCTCGTAGTGAAACGCTTGAAAACTACATTCGTCGTCTTGAAAAGTTAGAAGAGATTTCAGAGTCTTATGAAGGCGTTGAAAAATCATTTGCAATTCAAGCAGGACGTGAAGTTCGTATTTTGGTAAAACCAGATACAATCGATGATTTAGAAGCTCATCGTTTAGCTCGTGATATCCGAAAACGTATTGAAAATGAACTGGATTATCCAGGACATATTAAAGTAACTGTTATTCGTGAAACACGTGCAGTGGAATACGCAAAATAA
- the spoVS gene encoding stage V sporulation protein SpoVS, translating to MEILKVKATSVPNSVAGALAGVIRERGTAEIQAIGAGALNQAVKAVAIARGFVAPSGLDLICIPAFTDIMIDGEERTAIKLIVEPR from the coding sequence ATGGAAATATTAAAAGTTAAAGCAACGTCGGTCCCTAATTCTGTAGCTGGTGCACTTGCAGGTGTTATTCGCGAACGCGGAACAGCAGAAATTCAAGCTATTGGTGCAGGTGCATTGAACCAAGCGGTAAAGGCAGTAGCAATCGCAAGAGGATTTGTAGCGCCTAGTGGTTTGGACCTGATTTGTATCCCAGCGTTTACAGATATTATGATTGATGGCGAAGAGCGTACAGCAATAAAATTAATTGTAGAACCTCGTTAA
- the recA gene encoding recombinase RecA has protein sequence MSDRQAALDMALKQIEKQFGKGSIMKLGEQAERRISTISSGSLALDVALGVGGYPRGRIIEIYGPESSGKTTVSLHAIAEVQRQGGQAAFIDAEHAMDPVYAQKLGVNIDELLLSQPDTGEQGLEIAEALVRSGAVDIIVIDSVAALVPKAEIEGDMGDSHVGLQARLMSQALRKLSGAINKSKTIAIFINQIREKVGVMFGNPETTPGGRALKFYSTVRLEVRRAEQLKQGNDIVGNKTKVKVVKNKVAPPFRVAEVDIMYGEGISREGEILDMASELDIVQKSGAWYSYNEERLGQGRENSKQFLKENTDLREEIAFFVRDHHGIGEDSGVEDTEDSTLQD, from the coding sequence ATGAGTGATCGTCAAGCGGCATTAGATATGGCGTTAAAACAAATAGAGAAGCAATTCGGTAAAGGTTCAATTATGAAATTAGGAGAACAAGCGGAACGTAGAATTTCTACAATTTCAAGTGGTTCTTTAGCACTTGATGTGGCGCTAGGGGTAGGCGGATACCCACGTGGCCGTATTATCGAAATTTACGGACCTGAAAGTTCAGGTAAAACGACAGTTTCATTACATGCAATTGCAGAAGTACAACGTCAAGGTGGACAAGCAGCATTCATCGATGCGGAGCACGCAATGGATCCTGTATATGCACAAAAATTAGGCGTTAACATAGATGAATTACTATTATCACAGCCTGATACAGGGGAGCAAGGATTAGAAATCGCAGAAGCACTTGTACGAAGTGGTGCGGTTGACATTATCGTAATTGACTCTGTAGCAGCTCTTGTACCGAAAGCAGAGATTGAAGGCGACATGGGTGACTCACACGTAGGTTTACAAGCACGTTTAATGTCACAAGCACTTCGTAAGCTTTCAGGAGCAATCAACAAATCAAAAACAATTGCAATCTTTATTAACCAAATTCGTGAAAAAGTTGGGGTTATGTTTGGGAACCCAGAAACAACTCCAGGTGGTCGTGCGTTGAAATTCTATTCAACTGTCCGTCTTGAAGTGCGTCGTGCGGAGCAATTAAAGCAAGGTAACGACATCGTTGGTAATAAAACAAAAGTAAAAGTAGTGAAAAATAAAGTAGCGCCACCATTCCGTGTTGCTGAAGTTGATATTATGTACGGAGAAGGTATTTCAAGAGAAGGTGAAATCTTGGATATGGCTTCTGAGCTTGATATCGTTCAAAAGAGCGGTGCTTGGTATTCTTATAATGAAGAACGTTTAGGACAAGGTCGTGAAAATTCGAAGCAATTCTTAAAAGAGAATACGGACTTAAGAGAGGAAATTGCCTTCTTTGTTCGTGATCATCACGGAATTGGTGAAGATTCTGGTGTGGAAGACACGGAAGATTCAACTCTTCAAGATTAA